The Fusobacterium polymorphum genome segment AGCAAAACAAAAATTAAAATATTATACTGATAATAAAGGAAATCAAATTTATTCTGATTTATTTTTAGAAAATGGAGAATGGATAGAACAAGATAAAACTGTCACAGAATTTGATAAAGTGAATAATAAAGAGGTTGCGATTACCCAACAACTAAATAAAGAAACAAAACAATTAGAAAATACTCGTCGTTTTATTCAAACATATAAAAATGATATGGTAGAACAAGAAGTTCAATATTCTTGGGATAAAGATGAGAAAAAATGGTATAAAAATTATGAGCAAATTTATTTCTATAATGAAAATAAGAAGTTAATCCGTCAACAAGCTTTTTTTAATGATGGTTCAGGAGTACAGTTTACATATAAGTTTGATAAAAATGGAAATAATATTGAGATTTTAACAGAGAATTTAAATACTAAAACAAAATTATGGAAAAATTATGAGAAAACTGAATATTTGTATGATTTATCAATTGAAAAAGATGAGGTAATTGATAGAGGACATATAATTGATGAGAAGGAAGATAGTGACAATCTAATTTTAGAAAAGAAATACTATCTTTATGATGGCAAAAAATGGATACTTACAAAAAAAACTAAATACTTATATGATAAAAAATAAATTTTTAATGGAGAGTAAGGATGAAAATAGGTGTATATGCTGGAAGTTTTGACCCTATTACAAAGGGACATCAAGATATAATAGAAAGAGCATTAAAAATTGTAGATAAATTAATAGTTGTTGTTATGAATAATCCTAAGAAAAATTATTGGTTTAATTTAGATGAAAGAAAAAATTTAATAAGTAAAATCTTTGAATATTCTGAAAATATAAAAGTTGATGAACATGCTGGCTTACTTGTGGATTTTATGGCTAAAAACTCTTGTGGTATTCTTATAAAGGGGTTAAGAGATGTAAAAGATTTTTCTGAGGAAATGACTTACTCTTTTGCAAATAAAAAACTTTCAAACGGTGAGGTTGATACAATTTTCATACCAACATCAGAAAAATATACTTATGTGAGTTCAACTTTTGTTAAAGAGTTGGCTTTCTATAATCAAAATTTAGTTGGCTATGTTGATGAAAAAGTTATAGATGAAATTTTAAATAGAGCTAAGGAATATAGAGGATAATTATGGCTAAAGGAACTGTATATTATTGTTCAGAGTGTGGATATAAGAGTGTAAAATGGGCTGGGAAATGTCCACAATGTGGAGCTTGGTCGAGCTTTGAAGAAGTTGATGAATTACCAAAAGATGTAAAAAAAGCAACATCTCCAATTTCAGTTGCCAGTAGAAACTCTGATATAAAAGTTTATGAGTTTAAAGATGTAGAATATACAAGTGAAGATAGATATAAAACAAAGTATGAAGAATTTGATAGATTACTTGGGGGAGGACTTTTAAAAGGAGAAGTAGTTTTAGTAACAGGGAATCCAGGAATTGGAAAATCTACTTTACTTTTACAAGTTGCTAACTCATATAAAGATTATGGAGATATTTTATATATCTCTGGTGAAGAGTCCCCTACACAAATAAAAAATAGAGGAGAAAGATTAAAAATATCTGGAGAAGGCATATATATTATGGCTGAAATGGATATTTTAAATATATATGAATATGTTGTAACTAAAAAACCCAAAGTTGTAGTTGTAGATTCTATACAAACATTGTATAATTCTAGTATGGATTCCATATCTGGTACACCAACACAAATTAGAGAATGTACTTTAAAAATTATAGAAATGGCTAAAAAATATAATATTTCATTTTTTATAGTTGGACATATCACAAAAGATGGTAAGGTTGCAGGACCAAAATTACTTGAACATATGGTTGATGCTGTTTTTAACTTTGAAGGTGATGAAGGACTTTATTATAGAATACTTAGAAGTGTTAAAAATAGATTTGGTTCAACTAATGAAATTGCAGTGTTCAGTATGGAAGAAAATGGAATGAAAGAAATAAAAAATTCTTCAGAATACTTTTTAAGTGAAAGAGAAGAAAAAAATATAGGAAGTATGGTTGTACCAATTTTAGAAGGAACAAAAGTTTTTCTTTTAGAAGTGCAATCCCTCATAACAGATAGTGGAATTGGAATACCTAAAAGAGTTGTTCAAGGTTATGATAGAAATAGAATCCAAATTTTAACTGCGATAGCAGAAAAAAAATTATATATTCCACTTGGGATGAAAGATTTATTTGTTAATGTCCCAGGAGGATTGGGAATAGAAGACCCAGCAGCTGATTTGGCAGTATTAATGTCTATTCTATCTGTCCATAAAGGTTTCTCTATAAGCCAAAAAATAGCTGCAATAGGAGAACTTGGATTAAGAGGAGAAATAAGAAAAGTATTTTTCTTAGAAAGAAGATTAAAAGAACTTGAAAAATTAGGTTTTACAGGAGTTTATGTTCCAGAATCAAATAGAAAAGAGCTAGAAAAAAAGAAATTTAAACTAAAAATAATATACTTAAAGAATTTAGATGAATTATTGGAAAGGATGAATAAGAATGACTAAACAAGATTTGATGGATATAATAGTTAAAGTTGCACCTGGGAGTCCTTTAAGAGAAGGTGTAGATTACATTTTAGATGCAGGTATAGGTGCTTTAATAATAATAGGTTATGATGAGGAAGTTGAAATGGTTAGAGATGGTGGATTTTTTATTGACTGTGATTATACACCTGAAAGAATTTTTGAGCTATCTAAAATGGATGGAGCAATAATTTTAAATGATGATTGTTCAAAAATCTTGTATGCCAATGTTCATGTACAACCAGATAATTCATATTCTACAACAGAAAGTGGAACAAGACATAGAACAGCTGAAAGAGCTGCTAAACATTTAAAAAGAGAAGTTGTAGCAATATCTGAAAGAAAAAAGAATGTTACTTTGTATAAAGGAAATTTAAAATACAGACTTAAAAACTTTGATGAATTAAATATTGAAGTTGGGCAAGTTTTAAAAACTCTTGAAAGTTATAGACATGTTTTGAATCGTTCACTTGATAGTTTAACAATTCTTGAATTAGATGATTTAGTAACAGTTCTTGATGTGGCTAATACTCTACAAAGATTTGAAATGGTAAGAAGAATTAGTGAAGAAATAACAAGATATCTTTTAGAATTAGGTACAAGAGGAAGATTAGTAAATATGCAAGTTTCAGAACTTATTTGGGACTTAGATGAAGAAGAAGAAAGTTTCTTGAAAGACTATATTGATAATGAAAGAGATACGGATAGTGTAAGAAGATATTTACACTCTTTATCTGACTCTGAATTATTAGAAGTTGAAAATGTAGTTGTTGCATTAGGATATAGTAAATCTTCAAGTGTTTTAGATAATAAGATAGCTGCAAAGGGCTATAGAGTTCTTGAAAAAATAAGTAAATTAACGAAAAAAGATATAGAAAAAATAGTAAATACATATAAAGATATATCTGAAATTCAAGAAGTAACTGATGAAGATTTATCAGCTATAAAGATAAGTAGATTTAAAATTAAGGCTTTAAGAGCAGGAATTAATAGATTAAAATTTACAATAGAAATGCAAAGATAAGAGAACTTGTTGCAAGTAAATTGCAACAGTTTTTTTATATAGGAGGATAGTAAAAATGAAAGGATTAGAAGATTTTCAAAAGGAATATATGGTTTTTGTTAGAGGTGGCAAATATAAAAAGAAAGTTTTTAATTTAGAGGTATGTAAATACCCAGTTACACAATTTATGTGGGAAAATATAATGGGATATAATCCATCAAGATTTAAAGGAGCTAATAAACCAGTAGAAATTGTTAACTGGTGGGAAGTATTAAAATTTTGTAATAAATTAAGTGAAAAATATAATTTAAAACCAGTCTATGATTTAAGTCAAGAAGAAAAAGGAGTTTTAAAAATTATTCATTTAGATGGAGAAATAGTTGAAGAAGATAAATCAGATTTTAAAAATACAGAAGGTTTTAGATTACCAACAGAAGCTGAATGGGAATGGTTTGCAAGGGGAGGGCAAAAAGCTATTGATGAAGGAACATTTGATTATAAATATTCAGGAAGTAACAATATAGATGAAGTAGCTTGGTATTATGAAAATTCAGGAGCTAAGAATGAAGAAGGAACAACTCAAAATGTAGGTTTGAAAGAAGCAAATCAGTTAGGACTTTATGATTGTAGTGGAAATGTTTGGGAATGGTGTTATGATATGCCAGATGATGAAAGTATAGAAGATGGTATTGTATATAGATATAGAAAATTAAAAGGTGGAGCTTGGATTAGTAATTTAGAATTATGCCAAAATTTTTTTTGTACTAGTGAAAATGCAATATTTGAAGATATTGATATAGGGTTTCGTATTGTTAGGACAATTTACTAGACAATATCTAAAAAATATTATAAAATGAACTCTATTATTTTAAAATTTTTGGAGGGAATTAAATGAATAGTATTGGTAATGTTGGTAAAAAAACTTTGATTTCTTTAACAATACCAATATTTTTAGAATTGTTATTAGTAACAGTTGTAGGAAATATTGATACAATTATGCTTGGTTATTACAGTGATGAAGCAGTAGGAGCAATAGGTGGAATAACACAACTACTTAATATTCAAAATGTAATATTCAGTTTCATAAATATGGCAACAGCAATTTTAACTGCACAATTTTTAGGAGCAAAGGATTATAAAAGAGTTAAACAAGTTATAAGTGTTTCACTAGTTCTTAATATTCTTTTAGGAGTGATTTTAGGAGGAATATATTTATTTTTTTGGAAAAGTTTACTTCAAAAAATAAATCTTCCAGAAGAACTAGTAGGGTTAGGAAAATATTATTTTCAGATGGTTGGAGGACTTTGTATATTCCAAGGTATAATTCTATCTTGTGGGGCAATACTTAAAAGTCATGGTAGACCAACAGAAACTTTAATTATTAATGTAGGAGTAAATATTTTAAATATCTTAGGAAATTCTCTATTTATTTTTGGTTGGTTAGGTATGCCAGTTTTAGGACCAACAGGAGTTGGAATTTCAACAGTTATTTCAAGAGGAATAGGTTGTGTTGTGGCATTCTATATGATGTGTAAATATTGTAATTTTACATTTAGAAAAAAATATATAAAACCTTTCCCATTTAAAATAGTAAAAAATATTCTATCAATAGGTTTACCTACTGCTGGTGAAAATTTAGCTTGGAATGTTGGACAACTTATGGTAGTAGCTATGGTAAATACTATGGGAACAACAATTATTACTTCTCGTACATATCTTATGTTGATAAGTAGCTTTGTTATGACTTTATCAATAGCATTAGGACAAGGGACAGCAATACAAGTTGGACATTTAGTTGGAGCAGGAGAAATAAAAGAAGTTTATAATAAATGCTTAAAAAGTGTAAAAATTGCTTTTATTTTCGCTTTTGTTACAACTTCTTTAGTATGTATTTTCAGAAAGCCAATTATGACTATTTTTACAACTAATCCAGATATTTTAAAAGTTTCACTTAAAATATTCCCTTTGATGATTCTATTAGAAATGGGAAGAGTATTTAATATAGTTATAATAAATTCACTTCATGCAGCAGGAGATATTAAATTTCCTATGTTCATGGGAATAATTTGTGTGTTTGCAGTAGCAGTTCTATTCTCATATATATTTGGAATTTCACTTGGATGGGGACTTGCTGGAATATGGATAGCAAATGCTATGGATGAGTGGATTAGAGGTCTTGCAATGTACTTTAGATGGAAGAGTAAAAAATGGCAAAATAAAAGTTTTGTATAGTTATTGACAAGTTGACAAAAATAGTATAAAATAAGTGCTAACAAAAAAACCATAAAGAGAGATGGAGGGACAGGCCCTAGGAAGTCTCAGCAACCTACAACAGTGTGGTGCTAATGCCTGAGCGATGGAAGAAAAAACAAAGCTAAGAAAAAAGACTTCCTAAGCTAATAAAAGCTTGGGATTTTTTTATAAGAAAGGGGAATTATGAAAATAGCAGATATTTACAAAAGTAAAAGTTTAACAACATCATTTGAGGTATTTCCTCCTAATGATAAAGTTGGTTTGGAACAAGTATATAATTGCCTAGATGTATTATCCTTAGAAAAACCTGATTATATAAGTGTTACTTATGGTGCAGGAGGTAATACAAAGGGAAGAACAGTTGAAATTGCCAATAGAATAAAGAGTCAAAATGGAGTAGAATCTGTTGCACACTTAACTTGTATTGGAGCTAAAAAAGAAGAAATAGACAGAGTACTAGAAGATTTAGAAAAGAATAATATTGAAAATATTTTAGCTTTAAGAGGAGATTATCCTGTTGATAGAGAATTAGAAATAGGAGATTTTAATTATGCTAAAGATTTAATAAACTATATCCATGAAAAGAAAGGAGATAAATTTTCAATAGGTGCTGCATATTATGTTGAGGGACATAGAGAAACTAATGACTTATTAGATTTATTTCATTTAAAAGAAAAAGTTAATGCAGGTGTGGACTTTTTAATTTCACAAATATTTTTAGATAATGAATTCTTTTATTCATTTAGAGATAAATTAGAAAAATTACAAATTAATGTACCATTGGTTGCAGGAATTATGCCAGTAACAAATGCTAAACAAATAAAGAAAATCACTTCTTTATGTTCTTGTACTATACCTAAAAAGTTTTTAAAGATTTTAGAAAAGTATGAGGATAATCCTTCTGCATTGAGAGAAGCAGGACTTGCTTATGCAATAGAACAAGTAGTAGATTTGGTTGCTTCTGATATCAATGGAATACATTTATATACAATGAATAGACCAGAAACTGCTAAAAAAATCATAGATGCAACAGGGATAATAAGAAAATAAAACAAATCTTAAACTTATTAATTTCTGTGCTTGCCAGCCATTAGTGTTTCGTGAGCTCCACAAAGGCTCACTCAACAATAATGGACGTCGCAGCATAATATTTTAACAATATATTTGTTTTATTTTCTCAACAAAAAATTAAGTATGAATTGAAATAGAAATGAGGAAAATAATGTTTGAGTTTGAAAAAGAATTAAAAGAAAGAATATTAGTTTTAGATGGGGCAATGGGGACAGTTTTACAAAAGTATGAATTAACACCAGAAGATTTTAATGGAGCAAAAGGTTGTTATGAAATATTAAATGAAACTAGACCTGACATAATTTTTGAAGTACATAAAAAATATATTGAAGCTGGAGCAGATATAATTGAAACTAATAGTTTTAACTGTAATGCTATATCTTTAAAAGATTATCATTTAGAGGATAAGGTTTATGATTTAGCAAAAAAATCAGCTGAGATTGCAAGAGATGCAGTTAAAGAAAGTGGAAAGAAAGTTTATGTCTTTGGTTCAATAGGACCTACAAATAAGAGTTTATCTTTTCCAGTAGGAGATGTACCTTATAAAAGAGCAGTTAGCTTTGATGAAATGAAAGAGGTTATAAAAGTTCAAGTTGCAGGGCTTATAGATGGTGGAGTAGATGGAATTTTACTAGAAACTATTTTTGATGGTTTAACTGCAAAAGCAGCATTACTTGCAACAGAAGAAGTTTTTGAAGAAAAAAATGTAAAATTACCAATTTCAATTTCAGCTACTGTAAATAGACAGGGGAAATTATTAACTGGGCAAAGTATGGAATCTTTAATAGCTGCTTTGGATAGAGATTCAGTAACTTCTTTTGGATTTAACTGTTCATTTGGAGCTAAGGATTTAGTTCCACTTGTTATAAAAATAAAAGAATTGACAACAAAGTTTGTATCATTGCATGCAAATGCAGGTTTACCTAATCAAAATGGAGATTATGTTGAAACTGCACAAAAGATGAGAGATGATTTATTACCTCTTATAGAAAATCAAGCTATAAATATTTTAGGTGGTTGTTGTGGAACAAGTTATGACCACATAAGAGCAATAGCAGAAATGGTAAAAGGACAAAAACCAAGAGTTCTACCAAAAGAAAATTTATTAGAAACTTGTTTATCTGGAAATGAAATATATAATTTTAATGATAAATTTACTTGGGTTGGTGAAAGAAATAATATATCTGGTTCAAAATTATTTAGAACTATGATAGAAGAACATAACTATTTAAAAGCACTTGAAGTTGCAAGACAACAAATAGATGCAGGAGCAAAAGTTTTAGATATAAATGTTGATGATGGAATTTTAGATTCTGTTGAAGAAATGAAAAACTTCTTAAGAGTTTTGCAAAATGATAGTTTTATTGCAAAAGTTCCTATTATGATAGATTCATCAGATTTTGCAGTTATTGAAGAAGGGCTTAAAAATACTTCTGGTAAGGCAATAGTAAACTCTATTAGTTTGAAAGAGGGTACAGAAGAGTTTTTAAGAAAGGCTAAAATCATCAGAAAATATGGAGCTTCAATAGTTGTAATGGCATTTGATGAAAAGGGACAAGGAGTTAGTGCAGAAAGAAAGATTGAAATATGTCAAAGAGCTTATGATTTATTAAAAAGTATAGGAGTTAAAAATTCTGATATAGTATTTGACCCTAATATTCTAAGTGTTGGAACAGGACAAGAAGCAGACCGTTACCATGCTAGAGAATTTATAAAGACTATTGACTATATACATGAAAATTTGAAAGGTTGCGGAGTAGTTGGTGGATTAAGTAACCTATCTTTTGCTTTTAGAGGAAATAATGTTTTAAGAGCAGCATTCCATCATATTTTCTTAGAAGAAGCAGTACCTAGAGGATTTAATTTTGCTATTTTAAATCCAAAAGAAAAAGCACCTCAATGGACAGATGAAGAAAGAGAAAAAATTAAATCTTTTATATTTGGAGATAGTACAGATATGGAAGCCTTACTTTCATTGAATCTGGTTAAGAAAAAAGAAGATGCCCAAATATTTGCAGAAACTCCTGAAGATAAAATTAGAAAAGCATTAATTCAAGGTGGAAGTGAATCTTTACAAGAAGTTATTGGAGATTTATTAAAAAAATATAAGGCACTTGAAATCTTAGAAAATATATTGATGTCTGCAATGCAAGAAATAGGAAGACTATTTGAACAAGGAGAACTATATTTACCACAACTTATTCGTTCAGCTTCTGTTATGAATAATTGTGTTGATATTTTAACTCCATATTTAGAAAAAGTAGATAAGACTTCATCAAAAGGTAAAATTTTAATGGCAACTGTTGATGGAGATGTACATGATATAGGTAAAAATATAGTTGGAACAGTTCTAGAATGTAATGGTTATGAAGTTATAGATTTAGGAGTTATGGTTCCAAGAGAAAAAATTGTAGAAACTGCAAAGGAAATAAATGCAGATGTTGTAACTTTAAGTGGACTTATAAGTCCTTCTTTAAAAGAAATGGAAAGAGTTGCAGATTTATTTCAAAAAGTTGGAATGCAAGTTCCAGTTTTAATTGCAGGAGCAGCAACTTCTAAATTACATACTGGTTTAAAAGTTCTACCTAATTATGATTATTCTCTACATGTTACAGATGCTATGGATACAATAACAGTAGTATCACAATTGCTTTCTACAAAGAGAAAAGATTTTCTTGAAACAAAGCAAACTCAACTTCGTAAGATAGCTAAGAGATATATGGATAACAATAGCAATCAACCAGAGGAGAAAAAAGTTTTACCAGAAGTTAAAAAGACAGTTAGTTATATTCCTAAGGTTTTGGGAAAACAATTTTTATCCCTACCTGTTGAAATATTTAAAGATACTTTAAAATGGGATATTGCTTTATATGCATTAAGAGTTAGAAATACTCCTGAGGAAGAAAAAACTTTGAATGATTTAAAGAAAATTTATGAAAAATTAATAGAAGAAAAAGTTGAATTTAGAGCAGCTTATGGATATTTTAGATGTAAAAAGACAGAAACATTTTTAGAAATGGAAGGAATGACTTTTGAAGTTTCTCCAAATCTTGCACAATACATAGAAAAAGAAGATTATGTTGGTGGTTTTGTAATTTCAGTAGGAAGTAAAATTTTTAAAGATGATAAATATTTAGGTTTACTTGAAACTTTACTATGTAATGCAATAGCAGAAACTGCTTCTGAATATATGGAAACAAGAGTAACAGAGGATATAGTTCCAACATTTTTAAGACCAGCAGTTGGATATCCAATTTTACCAGACCATTCATTGAAAAAAGTTGTCTTTGATTTAATTGATGGTGAAAGAACAGGAGCAAAACTAAGTCCCGCTTTTGCTATGAGTCCATTGAGTACAGTTTGTGGTTTTTATTTATGTAATGATAACGCTAAATATTAATTTTCATATATAAATAAATATGTTATAATAAATAATTGAGGTGAAATTATGAAAAAAATATTAGCATTTATTAGTTTGTTATTTTTAATGGTGGCTTGTTCTTCAACAGAAAAAGTTGTAAGTAGCAGCAGTAGAGGGAGTAGTGTTTCAAGAAATCAAACAACAGTAAGAAATATTGGAAAATTCCAAGTTGATTCAAATTCTTATGTGGCAACAG includes the following:
- a CDS encoding MATE family efflux transporter, translated to MNSIGNVGKKTLISLTIPIFLELLLVTVVGNIDTIMLGYYSDEAVGAIGGITQLLNIQNVIFSFINMATAILTAQFLGAKDYKRVKQVISVSLVLNILLGVILGGIYLFFWKSLLQKINLPEELVGLGKYYFQMVGGLCIFQGIILSCGAILKSHGRPTETLIINVGVNILNILGNSLFIFGWLGMPVLGPTGVGISTVISRGIGCVVAFYMMCKYCNFTFRKKYIKPFPFKIVKNILSIGLPTAGENLAWNVGQLMVVAMVNTMGTTIITSRTYLMLISSFVMTLSIALGQGTAIQVGHLVGAGEIKEVYNKCLKSVKIAFIFAFVTTSLVCIFRKPIMTIFTTNPDILKVSLKIFPLMILLEMGRVFNIVIINSLHAAGDIKFPMFMGIICVFAVAVLFSYIFGISLGWGLAGIWIANAMDEWIRGLAMYFRWKSKKWQNKSFV
- a CDS encoding formylglycine-generating enzyme family protein, coding for MKGLEDFQKEYMVFVRGGKYKKKVFNLEVCKYPVTQFMWENIMGYNPSRFKGANKPVEIVNWWEVLKFCNKLSEKYNLKPVYDLSQEEKGVLKIIHLDGEIVEEDKSDFKNTEGFRLPTEAEWEWFARGGQKAIDEGTFDYKYSGSNNIDEVAWYYENSGAKNEEGTTQNVGLKEANQLGLYDCSGNVWEWCYDMPDDESIEDGIVYRYRKLKGGAWISNLELCQNFFCTSENAIFEDIDIGFRIVRTIY
- the metF gene encoding methylenetetrahydrofolate reductase [NAD(P)H], whose translation is MKIADIYKSKSLTTSFEVFPPNDKVGLEQVYNCLDVLSLEKPDYISVTYGAGGNTKGRTVEIANRIKSQNGVESVAHLTCIGAKKEEIDRVLEDLEKNNIENILALRGDYPVDRELEIGDFNYAKDLINYIHEKKGDKFSIGAAYYVEGHRETNDLLDLFHLKEKVNAGVDFLISQIFLDNEFFYSFRDKLEKLQINVPLVAGIMPVTNAKQIKKITSLCSCTIPKKFLKILEKYEDNPSALREAGLAYAIEQVVDLVASDINGIHLYTMNRPETAKKIIDATGIIRK
- the disA gene encoding DNA integrity scanning diadenylate cyclase DisA gives rise to the protein MTKQDLMDIIVKVAPGSPLREGVDYILDAGIGALIIIGYDEEVEMVRDGGFFIDCDYTPERIFELSKMDGAIILNDDCSKILYANVHVQPDNSYSTTESGTRHRTAERAAKHLKREVVAISERKKNVTLYKGNLKYRLKNFDELNIEVGQVLKTLESYRHVLNRSLDSLTILELDDLVTVLDVANTLQRFEMVRRISEEITRYLLELGTRGRLVNMQVSELIWDLDEEEESFLKDYIDNERDTDSVRRYLHSLSDSELLEVENVVVALGYSKSSSVLDNKIAAKGYRVLEKISKLTKKDIEKIVNTYKDISEIQEVTDEDLSAIKISRFKIKALRAGINRLKFTIEMQR
- the radA gene encoding DNA repair protein RadA — translated: MAKGTVYYCSECGYKSVKWAGKCPQCGAWSSFEEVDELPKDVKKATSPISVASRNSDIKVYEFKDVEYTSEDRYKTKYEEFDRLLGGGLLKGEVVLVTGNPGIGKSTLLLQVANSYKDYGDILYISGEESPTQIKNRGERLKISGEGIYIMAEMDILNIYEYVVTKKPKVVVVDSIQTLYNSSMDSISGTPTQIRECTLKIIEMAKKYNISFFIVGHITKDGKVAGPKLLEHMVDAVFNFEGDEGLYYRILRSVKNRFGSTNEIAVFSMEENGMKEIKNSSEYFLSEREEKNIGSMVVPILEGTKVFLLEVQSLITDSGIGIPKRVVQGYDRNRIQILTAIAEKKLYIPLGMKDLFVNVPGGLGIEDPAADLAVLMSILSVHKGFSISQKIAAIGELGLRGEIRKVFFLERRLKELEKLGFTGVYVPESNRKELEKKKFKLKIIYLKNLDELLERMNKND
- the coaD gene encoding pantetheine-phosphate adenylyltransferase; the protein is MKIGVYAGSFDPITKGHQDIIERALKIVDKLIVVVMNNPKKNYWFNLDERKNLISKIFEYSENIKVDEHAGLLVDFMAKNSCGILIKGLRDVKDFSEEMTYSFANKKLSNGEVDTIFIPTSEKYTYVSSTFVKELAFYNQNLVGYVDEKVIDEILNRAKEYRG
- a CDS encoding homocysteine S-methyltransferase family protein, with amino-acid sequence MFEFEKELKERILVLDGAMGTVLQKYELTPEDFNGAKGCYEILNETRPDIIFEVHKKYIEAGADIIETNSFNCNAISLKDYHLEDKVYDLAKKSAEIARDAVKESGKKVYVFGSIGPTNKSLSFPVGDVPYKRAVSFDEMKEVIKVQVAGLIDGGVDGILLETIFDGLTAKAALLATEEVFEEKNVKLPISISATVNRQGKLLTGQSMESLIAALDRDSVTSFGFNCSFGAKDLVPLVIKIKELTTKFVSLHANAGLPNQNGDYVETAQKMRDDLLPLIENQAINILGGCCGTSYDHIRAIAEMVKGQKPRVLPKENLLETCLSGNEIYNFNDKFTWVGERNNISGSKLFRTMIEEHNYLKALEVARQQIDAGAKVLDINVDDGILDSVEEMKNFLRVLQNDSFIAKVPIMIDSSDFAVIEEGLKNTSGKAIVNSISLKEGTEEFLRKAKIIRKYGASIVVMAFDEKGQGVSAERKIEICQRAYDLLKSIGVKNSDIVFDPNILSVGTGQEADRYHAREFIKTIDYIHENLKGCGVVGGLSNLSFAFRGNNVLRAAFHHIFLEEAVPRGFNFAILNPKEKAPQWTDEEREKIKSFIFGDSTDMEALLSLNLVKKKEDAQIFAETPEDKIRKALIQGGSESLQEVIGDLLKKYKALEILENILMSAMQEIGRLFEQGELYLPQLIRSASVMNNCVDILTPYLEKVDKTSSKGKILMATVDGDVHDIGKNIVGTVLECNGYEVIDLGVMVPREKIVETAKEINADVVTLSGLISPSLKEMERVADLFQKVGMQVPVLIAGAATSKLHTGLKVLPNYDYSLHVTDAMDTITVVSQLLSTKRKDFLETKQTQLRKIAKRYMDNNSNQPEEKKVLPEVKKTVSYIPKVLGKQFLSLPVEIFKDTLKWDIALYALRVRNTPEEEKTLNDLKKIYEKLIEEKVEFRAAYGYFRCKKTETFLEMEGMTFEVSPNLAQYIEKEDYVGGFVISVGSKIFKDDKYLGLLETLLCNAIAETASEYMETRVTEDIVPTFLRPAVGYPILPDHSLKKVVFDLIDGERTGAKLSPAFAMSPLSTVCGFYLCNDNAKY